One Desulfocurvibacter africanus subsp. africanus DSM 2603 DNA segment encodes these proteins:
- a CDS encoding HDOD domain-containing protein — translation MMPSLINEADTALSKDISARITKLRPLSKSAMRLMQLVGEEDYGLGDITRIVEHDAALTANVLKVANSPALGLRHKVDSLGRAVTYLGDKMVVGIAIAASSPEVFDSELPGYVGERGEFWLHCLHAAMASREVSKRARQPVSPELAFTAGILHDMGKVVLSDFLDGQDLVRLLQKNGGDFLAVERELTGTNHAEVGLALAQHWNLPDVLCNAIALHHNPEKALPADKPLVHAVHLGDAIAMLGGTGTGADAMGYSLSTESLRLFALDEGELERIILDVSLEFTAARSFLACPAG, via the coding sequence ATGATGCCAAGCTTGATTAATGAGGCCGACACAGCCCTGTCCAAGGATATCTCCGCCCGTATTACCAAACTGCGTCCCTTGTCCAAGTCGGCCATGCGACTCATGCAGCTCGTGGGAGAAGAAGATTATGGACTGGGCGACATCACACGCATCGTGGAGCACGATGCGGCCCTGACGGCCAACGTGCTCAAGGTGGCCAACTCCCCGGCCCTGGGCTTGCGCCACAAGGTCGATTCCCTGGGCAGGGCCGTGACCTACCTGGGCGACAAGATGGTCGTGGGCATCGCCATCGCCGCCAGTTCTCCCGAGGTGTTCGACAGCGAGCTTCCGGGCTATGTGGGCGAACGAGGCGAGTTTTGGCTGCACTGCCTGCACGCGGCCATGGCGTCTCGCGAGGTCTCCAAGCGCGCACGACAACCCGTCAGCCCTGAACTTGCCTTTACCGCAGGCATACTCCACGACATGGGCAAGGTCGTACTCTCGGATTTCCTGGATGGCCAGGACCTGGTTCGACTGCTTCAGAAGAATGGCGGGGACTTCCTGGCCGTGGAGCGGGAACTGACCGGCACCAACCATGCCGAGGTGGGCCTGGCCCTTGCCCAGCACTGGAATCTGCCCGACGTCCTGTGCAATGCCATCGCCCTGCACCACAATCCCGAAAAGGCGCTCCCGGCCGACAAGCCCCTGGTGCATGCCGTGCACCTGGGTGACGCCATAGCCATGCTGGGCGGCACCGGCACCGGCGCGGACGCCATGGGTTACAGTTTGTCCACTGAGTCCCTGCGCCTCTTCGCGCTCGACGAGGGCGAGTTGGAGCGCATCATCCTCGACGTGAGCCTGGAATTCACCGCGGCCAGGAGCTTCCTGGCTTGTCCAGCCGGATAG
- a CDS encoding chemotaxis protein CheD: MPRIRTDGHPAGQCSSSGSVGSGPRVQGEVVILGVGAFGVTPRQNGSLRTLALGSCVALILHHRERAFAGMVHIALPDSAINPARAIELPGYFVNTGVEALMRAMAKFADDLPVGLTACLVGGANVLKAGSLFNIGEKNVAALRKELSRRRFTTLMEDVGGTISRSVQVDAATGCVLITSPGRESWEVRP; this comes from the coding sequence ATGCCCCGCATCCGTACTGACGGCCATCCGGCCGGTCAGTGTTCATCGTCGGGCTCCGTGGGTAGCGGCCCGAGAGTGCAGGGCGAAGTCGTTATCCTGGGAGTGGGCGCGTTCGGGGTGACACCGAGGCAGAACGGCAGCCTGCGCACCTTGGCGTTGGGTTCCTGCGTGGCGCTCATCCTGCACCATCGCGAACGCGCGTTTGCCGGAATGGTCCACATCGCCCTGCCTGATTCGGCCATCAATCCGGCTCGGGCAATCGAACTCCCCGGCTACTTCGTCAACACCGGCGTCGAGGCGCTCATGCGCGCCATGGCCAAGTTCGCGGACGACCTGCCGGTGGGGCTTACAGCCTGCCTGGTTGGCGGAGCCAACGTGCTCAAGGCCGGATCCCTGTTCAATATCGGCGAGAAGAACGTGGCCGCCTTGCGCAAGGAATTGTCCAGACGGCGATTCACGACTCTCATGGAAGACGTGGGCGGGACCATCAGCCGCAGTGTGCAGGTCGATGCCGCCACGGGCTGCGTGCTGATCACATCGCCCGGCAGGGAAAGTTGGGAGGTGCGCCCATGA
- a CDS encoding response regulator: MNKFLIVDDSSSARYLLKSYLGRFGECHEAEHGRDGVKMFGKALLDGAPYNLVVMDIMMPKMDGHMAVAKLRELEAKAGAPEPVKVVMLSSLDDPRNMLRAQFESGSDLYLTKPVELQTLREMLVSFGLVDEPALPVKPFGDEV, translated from the coding sequence ATGAACAAGTTCCTCATCGTCGACGATAGCTCCTCGGCCCGCTATCTGCTCAAGAGCTATCTCGGCCGCTTTGGGGAGTGCCACGAGGCAGAGCACGGGCGGGATGGGGTAAAGATGTTCGGCAAGGCCCTGCTCGATGGCGCGCCCTACAACCTGGTGGTCATGGACATCATGATGCCGAAGATGGACGGCCACATGGCTGTGGCCAAGCTCAGGGAACTGGAAGCCAAGGCCGGCGCGCCAGAGCCGGTCAAGGTGGTCATGCTGTCCAGCCTGGACGACCCGCGCAACATGCTGCGCGCGCAGTTCGAGAGCGGCTCCGATCTGTATCTGACGAAGCCCGTGGAACTGCAAACCCTGAGGGAGATGCTCGTCTCCTTCGGCCTGGTGGACGAACCTGCCCTGCCTGTAAAGCCTTTTGGCGATGAGGTCTGA
- a CDS encoding nickel-dependent hydrogenase large subunit — protein sequence MARTIIPFGPQHPVLPEPIHLKLVVEDEIVKEALPAIGYVHRGLEKLADIRDYNQMIQIVERVCGICSMIHAMCYCQGLEEMMKVEAPSRAKFLRVIWSELHRMHSHLLWLGLFADAFGFEALFMQFWKIRERIMDINEATAGNRVIVSVNVVGGVRRDLSPEQCRWILKELEEVERQIKELQSTMLKDYSVCKRTKGIGVLTKEQAHELGAAGPLLRASGWAQDCRQLGYAAFPELDFSPVFHTDGDCWARGWVRFMETLQSINLVRQAIAKLPQGELAAKVKGNPEGEIVTRVEQPRGELLYYIKANGKKNLERLRIRTPTFANVPPLLAMLPGVELANVPVVVLSIDPCISCTER from the coding sequence ATGGCCAGGACTATCATACCGTTCGGCCCCCAGCACCCGGTCCTGCCCGAGCCGATCCACCTGAAGCTCGTGGTGGAGGACGAGATCGTCAAGGAGGCCCTGCCGGCCATCGGCTACGTGCACCGTGGTCTGGAGAAGCTTGCCGACATCCGCGACTACAACCAGATGATCCAGATTGTTGAGCGCGTATGCGGCATCTGCTCCATGATCCACGCCATGTGCTACTGCCAGGGTCTGGAAGAGATGATGAAGGTCGAGGCGCCAAGCCGCGCCAAGTTCCTGCGCGTCATCTGGAGCGAGCTGCACCGCATGCACAGCCACCTTCTGTGGCTTGGCCTGTTTGCTGACGCCTTTGGCTTCGAGGCCCTGTTCATGCAGTTCTGGAAGATTCGCGAGCGGATCATGGACATAAACGAGGCCACGGCCGGCAACCGCGTCATCGTCTCGGTGAACGTGGTGGGCGGCGTGCGCCGCGACCTCTCGCCCGAGCAGTGCCGCTGGATCCTGAAAGAGCTCGAAGAGGTCGAGCGGCAGATCAAGGAATTGCAGTCGACGATGCTCAAGGACTATTCGGTGTGCAAGCGCACCAAGGGCATCGGCGTGCTGACCAAGGAGCAGGCCCATGAGCTGGGCGCGGCCGGTCCCCTGCTGCGTGCGAGCGGCTGGGCTCAGGACTGCCGCCAGCTCGGCTACGCGGCCTTCCCGGAGCTGGACTTCTCGCCCGTTTTCCACACAGACGGCGACTGCTGGGCGCGCGGTTGGGTGCGCTTCATGGAGACGCTGCAGTCCATCAACCTCGTGCGCCAGGCCATAGCCAAGCTGCCGCAAGGCGAGCTTGCGGCCAAGGTCAAGGGCAATCCCGAGGGCGAGATCGTGACCCGCGTGGAACAGCCAAGAGGCGAGCTGCTGTACTATATCAAGGCCAATGGCAAAAAGAACCTGGAGCGGCTGCGCATACGCACGCCAACCTTCGCCAACGTGCCTCCGCTTCTGGCCATGCTGCCTGGTGTGGAGCTGGCCAACGTGCCCGTGGTGGTCCTGTCCATCGACCCGTGCATCAGCTGCACGGAACGCTAA
- a CDS encoding 4Fe-4S binding protein, protein MLFFTKTALGNLLRKYSTRMYPHVVREPFKDARGELYNEIDKCIFCMKCSKVCPSQCITVNNKAATWECDPFACVYCGVCVENCPVSCLHMKPAYRKAVYNRELIHMQGELKKKKTASAPKTTPEVATAANPDDLGESPE, encoded by the coding sequence ATGCTCTTCTTTACCAAGACCGCTTTGGGCAACCTGCTGCGCAAGTATTCGACGCGCATGTATCCGCATGTCGTGCGCGAGCCCTTCAAGGATGCGCGCGGAGAGCTCTACAACGAGATCGATAAGTGCATTTTCTGCATGAAGTGCTCCAAGGTCTGCCCCTCGCAGTGCATCACAGTCAACAACAAGGCCGCGACATGGGAGTGCGACCCGTTTGCCTGCGTGTATTGCGGCGTGTGCGTGGAAAACTGCCCGGTAAGCTGCCTGCACATGAAGCCCGCCTATAGAAAGGCCGTCTACAACCGCGAGTTGATCCACATGCAGGGCGAGCTCAAGAAGAAAAAGACAGCTTCGGCCCCGAAGACCACGCCCGAAGTAGCGACAGCGGCCAACCCGGACGATCTGGGCGAGTCACCCGAGTAG